The stretch of DNA AGCGACTCGGCACGCGAGATGAGCGCCGACTGCCGACTCGCCGTCGCCTCAGCGACGGGCGTCCGCACGTACACGGCCAACCGGAGTGACTGAGTCATGGTACCGTTCCTCGAACGAGTGTCCTACGTCGAGTACGAGGTTAGCCGTATCGGTGGGACCGGCGAGCATCGTCAGTCCGCGGTGCCGGCCGTCGTCGTCTCCGTCGCGGTGCGTCGGTCCGCGGCGAGGTCGGTCAGACAGTCTTCGACGGAGGACGGGCGGCCGTCGGCGGCGATCGGGGCCAACCGGGCGAGTTCACCGTCCTCGTAGACGGCCAGACACAGCGCCGGCAGGACGAGTTCGGTCCGGCACTCGCCCGTCGTCGTGCTGTAGCACTCCCGGGTGCTGAAGAACGGGGCGAGCCGGGCGTCTCGTTCGCGCGCCCAGACGGAGAACTCGTTGAACAGCTCCCGTTCCCGGCACTCCCCCTCGCCGTGGAGCGGGACCCGCTTTCGCCACTCGGTCGTCTCGACCTCGTCGAGGACGCCGCGCCGGCGCAGGTCCGTCAGCGTGCTCTCGACGGCGGCCCGGCGCGAGCGGGCCGGTCGCGGCAGGTCACCTCTGACGAACAGTTCCGCGCGTCGGGTCGTAGGACACTCTGTTTGCATCTGCGTCCTGATCGACTGTCTCTACCATAATAAAACGTTATGTTTATTTAATTATGGTTATCGTCCCCGCCATCGCCGCCCGGCGACCCACCGTTGCCGTCGACGTCGTCGTCGAGCTCGTCCTTGATCGACCGTAGCTCCGCGTCCACGTCGACGGGGACGTCGGTGCCGCCGTCGGTCGGGTCGATGTCATCGGCGGTCTCTCCTCCGGCGTCGTCGAGGCGCTCGGCCAGGTCGTCCCGGAGGTCCCGCGCCTCCGCGAGCAGTTCCCTCGCCTCTTCGTCGGCCGGCTGCCCCTCGACGGCCGCCTGGAGGTCCGAGAGCGCGTCGTCCAGTCGCGAGAGCGTCGCCCGACTGAGCCGCGTCGCTCGGTCCGTGACCGTGCTCGCGCCCGTCCCCGACGTCGGCGGGCGGCCGTCGGCCATCCGGAGCGCGCGCCGGAGGAGCTTCAGCGCCTCGATGTTCGTCTTCAGGACGAGGATCGCCGCCGGGATCGTCACGTCGCTCGTGAACCGCAGGAGTTCCCGCGGCGTGGGCGGCCGTGGGTTCCCCCGTTCGGTCCGCGGTTCGATCTCGGTCTCCAGGTCCCGCAGTGTCGTGACCAGCTCCGTCAACAGGGCCGTGATGTCGTCGCCCGAACTGGCGCTCATACCGCCGTGTTGGACCGCCGGTGACAAAAGTCCGCCGCGACGATTAGGCGTACCAAAACCCTTTTAGCTTTAGGGTTGCCTAATCGCTAGTAATGCCATCACAGCAGGACGATATCGGCCCTGCAGAAGCGGACGAGGAGGACCGCCCACGGGTCACCACACACGCGAGCGGTGACGAGCGGACCGTCTTCACCGAGGACGGTAATCGCGACGGCTGGATCGCGACGGACCTGACGGTCGAGCTGACCCGGTAGGGCGGCGCGGGGGAGAAGCGGTTTCGGGGCGTCTCTGTTCTGTTCGGTCGTCGACTGAGCGTGGACTCGACTCGCGAGTCCTCAGTCCATCGCGCCCTCGGTGACGAGCGTGTCGTCCTCGAGGTAGTGTTCGATGTGGTGGGCGTCGTCCTCCGTCTCGACGATGATCTCGCGGAGGATCTGGGCGGTCGCGTGGTCGCCGAGGTTCTCCGCCAGCTCGATGTGGTCACGGAGCGACTCGATGACGTCGCCGTAGATCTCCAGATCGTTCTCCAGGGAGGTGCGGATGTCGTAGACGTCCTGACCCTCGTACTCGACGCCGGCGTGTTCCTCCTGTGCGGTCGGGCCGGAGATGGGCGTTCCGCCCAGTGCCTGTGCGCGCTCGGCGATCATATCGGCGGCCTCCTCGACGTTCCCGGCGGCCTCGCCGAGGAACAGGTGGAGATCGCGGAACTCCGCGCCCTCGACGTTCCAGTGGTGCTTCTTCAGCTGGTGGTAGAGGACGTAGGCGTCGGCCAGGTCCTTGTTCAGCGCGTCGATGATCTGCTCGGACTTCTCTCGCTCCAGCCGAAGTTCGTTCTCCTCGACTTCCCCGAACTGCTTCCGGACGTGTTCTTGTTCAGGCATCTTCGTCCGGCTATTCGACCGGCAATCACTTAAAGCTTGCACCATCCGAAAAGGAGTTTAGCATAACCAAAAATTATCTTCCGAATCGGGCATCGGTTCAGCACTCGCCCCGGCGAACGCGACGGGAGGTCCCGGTCAGGTTCGTACGACGACGACTGGGACTCGATCCGGGGGCAGTTCGGCGGCCTCGGTGTCCGAGCGGCGGACGACCTGTTCCTGGTGGACGGCGGCCAGCGCGGTCAACACGTCCCCTTCGAGCCCGAGGTGGTCCCCGAACTCCTCCCAGACGGTCGCCGGTACGGCGACGACGAACGTCTCGTCGGTCCGGGCCAGCACGGGGTCGTCGTACTGCTTGCGCCACTCGTAGACGAGGTTCTCGACGCCGGGGTTGTCTCGCATCCCCCGCTGGTGGGCCACGACGGCGTCACGGATCGCCTCGTAGTCGGCGTCGTTCGCGTCCGCCACCCGGCGTATCAGTTCGTCGTCGAACGGAGCGAGTTCCGGCGCTGTCATCGGCCGGCCGTACGCGTCCGTTCGACAAAAACCGTCCGACACGGCCCGCACGGTCGACGAGTCGAGGACCCAGAAACTGCCTGATAAACCGGCCAGAATCCCGGATTCCGGGAACGCCTCGGCAGATATATCCCCCCGGCCCGGCAACGCCCGGCTAGAGGAATGGGACGACTATCGACGCTGTTCGCGCCGGAACGGGTCGCCGTGATCGGTGCGACCGACTCGGAGGGGTCGGTCGGCCGCGCCATCACGGCGAACCTGCTCGAATCGTTCGACGGCGAGGTGGTCGCAGTGAACCCCTACAAGGAGGAGGTGCTCGGGTTGCACTGCTACGACGAGGTCGGCGACGCCGAGCGGCCGGCGGCCATCGACGTCGCCGTCGTCGTGGTACCACCGGACGTCGCCGTCGAGGCAATCCGCGAGGCCGGGGCGGCCGGCATCGAGAACGTCGTCGTCATCACCGCCGGGTTCGGCGAGACCGGCACCGAAGGGGCCGCCCGCGAGCGCGCCCTCCGTGAGGTCGCCGCCGAGTACGACCTGAACCTCGTCGGTCCGAACAGCCTCGGCGTGATGTCGACCCCGAAGGGGCTGAACGCCACCTTCGGCAACGAGATGGCCGCCGAGGGCGACATCTCCTTTATGAGTCAGTCGGGCGCGTTCGTCACGGCCGTGCTGGACTGGGCCGCTGAGCGCGACGTCGGGTTCAAGGACATCGTCTCGCTGGGCAACAAGGCGATCCTCGACGAGGGGGACTTCGTCGCGGAGTGGGGCGACGACCCCGAGACCGAGGTCATCCTCGGCTACCTGGAGGACATCGCCGACGGAAGTTCGTTCGTCGACACCGCCCGCGAGGTCACGCAGGACACGCCGATCGTCCTCGTGAAGTCCGGCCGGACGGACGCGGGCGCGTCGGCGGCCGCCTCCCACACCGGTGCGATGGCCGGCTCCGAGCGGGCCTACGAGGCCGGACTGGACCAGGCCGGCACGCTCCGGGTGGAGTCCGTCCAGGAGCTGTTCGACTTCGCGCAGATCCTCTCGGGCCAGCCCCTGCCCGACGGCGACGAGATCGCCATCGTCACCAACGCCGGCGGCCCCGGCGTGATGACGACCGACGCCGTCGGCGACTCCGACCTCTCGCTGGCGGAGTTCGGGGACGAGACCCTCCAGCGGCTGGGCGAGGCGATGCCCGACGAGGCGAACATCTACAACCCCGTCGACATCATCGGCGACGCGCCCGCCGAGCGGTTCGAGCTCGCCCTGGAGACCGTCCTCGACGACGACAACGTCGCGATGGCCGTCGTCGTCGCCTGCCCGACCGCGGTGCTGTCCTTCGAGGAGCTGGCCGAGGTCGTCACGCAGAAACAGCGGGAGACCGGGATGCCCATCGCGACGACGCTGATGGGCGGGAAGTCGGTCGGCGAGGGCCAGGCCGTCCTCAGCGAGGCCGGGATCCCGAACTACTTCGACCCCGCGCGGGCCGTCCACAGCCTCGACGCGCTCCGGGAGTACGACGAGATCCAGTCCCGGGAGTACGAGTCCCCCGCCGAGTTCGACGTGGATCGCGAGCGCGCCCGCGAGATCCTGGAGTCCGCGGCCGACCGCGGTTCGAACCGCCTCGGCGTCGAGGCGATGGAGCTGCTGGACGCCTACGGCATCCCGACGCCGCGGGGCGACGTGGTCTCCTCGCCCGGCGAGGCCGAGCGGGTCGCCGAGGAGATCGGCGAGGAGGTCGTGATGAAGATCGTCAGCCCGGACATCCTCCACAAGTCCGACATCGGCGGGGTCGAGGTCGGCGTCCCGCCCGAGGAGGTCCGCGACACCTACGAGGACCTCGTGGTCCGGGCGCGGAACTACCAGTCCGACGCGACCGTCCTGGGCGTGCAGGTCCAGGAGATGGTCGACCTCGACTCCGGCACCGAGACCATCCTCGGGATGAACCGCGACCCGCAGTTCGGGCCGCTGCTGCTCTTTGGCCTCGGTGGTATTTTCGTGGAGGTCCTCGAAGACAACACCGTCAGAGTCGCGCCGGTCAGCGAACCCGAGGCCAGAGAGATGCTAGACGACATCGACTCCGCGCCCCTGCTCCGGGGCGCACGGGGCCGTGACCCCGTCGACGAGGACAGCCTCGTCGAGGCCGTCCAGCGGCTCTCACAGCTGGTCACGGACTTCCCGGCCATCGTCGAACTGGACATCAACCCCCTCGTCGCGACCCCCGACGGGGTGCAGGCGGTCGACCTGCGACTCACCCTCGACCAGGAGGAACTATGACCGACTCGAACACGCTACTCGTCACCTCGACTCAGGAAGGCATCGGTAAGACGGCCATCACTCTCGCGCTCGCGAAGTCCGCACAGGACGCCGGCAACGAGGTCGGCTACATGAAGCCCAAGGGCACCCGCCTGCAGAGCGCGGTCGGCAAGACCCGCGACGAGGACCCGATGCTGGCCCGCGAGCTACTCGGCCTCGACGCCGAGATGCACGAGATGGAACCCATCGTCTACTCGCCGACGTTCATCCAGGAGGCCATCCGCGGCCGCGAGGACCCCGACGAGCTCCGCGGGCGCGTCCTCGACAACTTCCAGTCGCTGTCCGAGGACCGCGACCTGATGGTCGTCGAGGGCAGCGACCACCTCGACACCGGCGGCATCGTCGACCTGACCGACGTCGACATCGCCGAGGCGCTCGACGCCCGCGTCCTGCTGGTCTGTGGGTTCGCCACCGCCGGCGACGCCGACGAGGTGCTCGCGGCGGCCCGCCGCGTGGGCGACCGCCTCGCGGGCGTCGTCTTCAACGGGGTCAGCGACGCCGCGATGGAGGAGCTCACCGACGACGTCCTCCCCTTCCTCGAGGGGAAGGGCGTACCGGTCTACGGGTCGATCCCGAGCGTGGCCGACCTGGCCGGCGTCACGGTCGCCGACCTCGCGGACAGCCTCGGCGCGGACGTCCTGACCAACGAGGCACCGACCGACGTCCACGTCGAGCGGTTCACCGTCGGCGCGATGGGGGGCAACAGCGCCCTCGAACAGTTCCGCCGGACCCACGACGCCGTGATGATCACGGGCGGGGACCGATCGGAGATCCAGACGGCGGCGCTGGAGGCCTCCGGCATCGAGGCGCTGCTGCTGACCGGCGGGTTCCGTCCGGCAAGCGCCGTCCTCGGCCGTGCCGAGGAGGAGGGGGTCCCCATCCTGCTGGTCCAGTCGGACACCCGGACGACCATCGACCGGGTCGAGGACGTGCTCCGGTCGGGCCGGACCCGGGACGAGGCCACCGTCGAGCGGATGCAGGGCCTGCTCGCGGACAACGTCGACGTCGAGGCCGTCGTCGGCATCGACGAGGACTGATCGCGACTGCCGTCCCGGCCGCTCGCCTCGACCGCCCGGTATCGGTCCGTCGGCGGGAGCGGACAGGGGGGAGACGAGACGATCGAAGTCGTCGCGCCGACATTTCTGCTGCACCACCGTCGCTGAATTTCGACCGTCTCAGCCCTTGATATAGATATCTCCAGACGAAACGTACCTCGGGCATTTAAGTTGTCTGACGCGCAAAGTGAAAGTGGAGCCGAGAGGCTCCGTAGTGTCACACGCTCGGGGGCTCCCCGTCCCCGATTCGACCCTGTTGTCACGCCACGAGCGACCGCTCCGTCAGGGGAGGACGGTCGCCGGTAGGTGCTCGCGGACGCCCGAGACGGCCTCGGCGGCGTCGGCGAGGGCCAGCTGCGGGACGGTCCACACCTCGCAGTCGGTCGTCCGTTCGAGGACCGGCGGGTTCGTGCGCTCGGCCGTGGTCGCGCCCTCGTACTCATTCAGGACGACGCCCCGAACCTCGACGCCGCGGGCGCGGAGCGCGTCGACGGTCAGCCCCGTGTGGTTCAGCGTTCCGAGCCCCGATCGGGCGACGACAAGCGCCGGCAGCCCGAGGTCGGCGACGAGGTCGAGGACCTCCCGACCGTCCGCCAGCGGGACCCGCAGGCCGCCGATCCCCTCGACGACGGCCGTCTCGTGAGCGGCGACGGACTCCCGAACCGCCGACAGTATCTCGCCGTACGCGAGGGGCTCGTCCGCCACGTCGGCGGCCACCTCGGGTGCCAGCGCCGGTTCGAGGTAGCGGTGACAGACCGCCGCGTCGTCGTCGCCGCAGGCATCGGCGACGAACCCGGCGTCGTCGTCCGGCGGGTGGCCGGTCTGACAGGGCTTGACCGCGACGGCGTCGCGACCCCGCTCGCGGAGCCAGCCCGTCAGTCCGGCCGTGACGACCGTCTTGCCGACGCCCGTGTCCGTCCCGACGACGAACAGCGCTCGCGCGCCGTCGGTCACAACACCCCGACCTCCTCGCCGGCCCGCTCGAAGGCGTCGAGACACCGTTCGACGTCCGCGTCGGTGTGCGTCGCCATCGGCGCGACGCGGATGCGGGACGTTCCCTCCGGTACCGTCGGCGGCCGGATGGCGGGTGCGACGACGCCGTGCTCGCGCAGCTCCTCGTCGAGCGCGAGCGCGTCGGCGCGGTCGCCGACGAGGACCGGCAGGATGTGCGTCTCGCCGAGCACCTCGTAGCCCATCGCCTCGAACCCCTCGCGGAGCCGTTCGACGGTGGTCCAGAGCCGGTCCGTTCGGTCCGTCTCGCGGGCGATCCGCAGCGCCTCTCGGGCGGCCGCCGCCGCCGGCGGTGCGAGGCCGGTCGAGAACACGAACGAGCGGGCGGCGTTGAGCAGGTACTCGATCAGGGCCTCGTCGCCGGCGACGTAGCCGCCCTGACTCGCCAGCGCCTTCGAGAGGGTCCCAAGCTGGATATCGACGCGGTCGCTCAGCCCCTCGCGCTGGACGACGCCGCCGCCCCCGTCGAACACCCCCGTCGCGTGGGCCTCGTCGACCATCAGCCACGCGCCGGCCTCCTCGCAGACGTCACAGAGCGCCGCCAGCGGGGCCACGTCGCCGTCCATCGAGAACACCGAGTCGGTGACCACGAGCCAGGACTCGTCGGTCCCGGCCCCCGCCGCCCGCGCTTCGAGCTTCGCGCGCAGGTCCTCGGGATCGCAGTGGTCGTAGACGACCGTCTCGCCCGCGCCGACGCGGCAGCCGTCGATGATGGAGGCGTGGTTCAGTTCGTCCGAGAAGACCGCGTCGGGCGCGAGCGCGTCGATGGTGCCGACGTTGGCTGCGTACCCCGACGAGAAGACGAGGGCGCGCTCGGAGCGCTTACACGCCGCGAGGTCCCGTTCCAGCGCGCGGTGTGCCCGCGTGTCGCCGGTGACCAGCCGGGAGGCACCCGCGCCCGTCCCGACCGTGCGAGCGCCGAGTTCGGCCGCCCGCTGGACCCGCCCGTCGTCGGCCAGTCCGAGGTAGTTGTTGGCCGCGAAGACGACCGTCTCCTCGCCGAACTCGGTCGCTTCGCCCTTCGGGTCCTCGCCGAAGCGGGTGCGAGCGCCGACGGACTCCGCGACTTCGAGGTGACGACGGAGGTCCCGATCCTCGCGCTTCCGGAGTCGCGAATCCAGATCGAACCCGTGGCTCATACTCGGAGGGAGAGTGACGCGGCGTTCAAAATCCGGGCATCAGGTCGGCCGGGCCGAAGACACCGTAGTGGCCGGCGCGGTTGTTGCGGACGCCGGCCTTCAGGTAGCCCAGCGCGGGGCCGTTGACGTTCGCCTCCATACTGGTGGCGTCGTCCAACTGGAACGTGTTGGTACCGCGCTCGCCGTCGAAGGTGCGGCCGGTGACGCTGACCGTCGTCGTCGTGGGCTTCTCGTCGGAGCGGACGTCGAGGACGCCGCCGACGGTCACGTCCTCGGCGTCGCAGACGCCGGCCCGTTCCAGCAGTACGTCGTCGGCGTGTTCCATATCGTGGAACTCCAGCACCCCGTCGTGTTCGTCGATCAGTTCCTCGATCTCGGCCTCGGTCATCTCCCTGGCCGTCTCGATGTCGTAGCCGTCGAGGTGGGCGATGTCCTCGCGGACGGTGCCGCGGTTGTCCTCGTAGCCGCTCTTGAGGCCGACGCCCCACCAGATCTCGACCGCCTCGACCTCGACGAACGACTGGGCGGCCAGCGCGGCCGCCCCGGTGAGGAAGCCC from Haloarcula litorea encodes:
- a CDS encoding HTH domain-containing protein, whose protein sequence is MQTECPTTRRAELFVRGDLPRPARSRRAAVESTLTDLRRRGVLDEVETTEWRKRVPLHGEGECRERELFNEFSVWARERDARLAPFFSTRECYSTTTGECRTELVLPALCLAVYEDGELARLAPIAADGRPSSVEDCLTDLAADRRTATETTTAGTAD
- a CDS encoding DUF7547 family protein, with the translated sequence MSASSGDDITALLTELVTTLRDLETEIEPRTERGNPRPPTPRELLRFTSDVTIPAAILVLKTNIEALKLLRRALRMADGRPPTSGTGASTVTDRATRLSRATLSRLDDALSDLQAAVEGQPADEEARELLAEARDLRDDLAERLDDAGGETADDIDPTDGGTDVPVDVDAELRSIKDELDDDVDGNGGSPGGDGGDDNHN
- the dpsA gene encoding DNA starvation/stationary phase protection protein DpsA, translating into MPEQEHVRKQFGEVEENELRLEREKSEQIIDALNKDLADAYVLYHQLKKHHWNVEGAEFRDLHLFLGEAAGNVEEAADMIAERAQALGGTPISGPTAQEEHAGVEYEGQDVYDIRTSLENDLEIYGDVIESLRDHIELAENLGDHATAQILREIIVETEDDAHHIEHYLEDDTLVTEGAMD
- the acs gene encoding acetate--CoA ligase alpha subunit is translated as MGRLSTLFAPERVAVIGATDSEGSVGRAITANLLESFDGEVVAVNPYKEEVLGLHCYDEVGDAERPAAIDVAVVVVPPDVAVEAIREAGAAGIENVVVITAGFGETGTEGAARERALREVAAEYDLNLVGPNSLGVMSTPKGLNATFGNEMAAEGDISFMSQSGAFVTAVLDWAAERDVGFKDIVSLGNKAILDEGDFVAEWGDDPETEVILGYLEDIADGSSFVDTAREVTQDTPIVLVKSGRTDAGASAAASHTGAMAGSERAYEAGLDQAGTLRVESVQELFDFAQILSGQPLPDGDEIAIVTNAGGPGVMTTDAVGDSDLSLAEFGDETLQRLGEAMPDEANIYNPVDIIGDAPAERFELALETVLDDDNVAMAVVVACPTAVLSFEELAEVVTQKQRETGMPIATTLMGGKSVGEGQAVLSEAGIPNYFDPARAVHSLDALREYDEIQSREYESPAEFDVDRERAREILESAADRGSNRLGVEAMELLDAYGIPTPRGDVVSSPGEAERVAEEIGEEVVMKIVSPDILHKSDIGGVEVGVPPEEVRDTYEDLVVRARNYQSDATVLGVQVQEMVDLDSGTETILGMNRDPQFGPLLLFGLGGIFVEVLEDNTVRVAPVSEPEAREMLDDIDSAPLLRGARGRDPVDEDSLVEAVQRLSQLVTDFPAIVELDINPLVATPDGVQAVDLRLTLDQEEL
- a CDS encoding phosphotransacetylase family protein, translated to MTDSNTLLVTSTQEGIGKTAITLALAKSAQDAGNEVGYMKPKGTRLQSAVGKTRDEDPMLARELLGLDAEMHEMEPIVYSPTFIQEAIRGREDPDELRGRVLDNFQSLSEDRDLMVVEGSDHLDTGGIVDLTDVDIAEALDARVLLVCGFATAGDADEVLAAARRVGDRLAGVVFNGVSDAAMEELTDDVLPFLEGKGVPVYGSIPSVADLAGVTVADLADSLGADVLTNEAPTDVHVERFTVGAMGGNSALEQFRRTHDAVMITGGDRSEIQTAALEASGIEALLLTGGFRPASAVLGRAEEEGVPILLVQSDTRTTIDRVEDVLRSGRTRDEATVERMQGLLADNVDVEAVVGIDED
- the bioD gene encoding dethiobiotin synthase, with product MTDGARALFVVGTDTGVGKTVVTAGLTGWLRERGRDAVAVKPCQTGHPPDDDAGFVADACGDDDAAVCHRYLEPALAPEVAADVADEPLAYGEILSAVRESVAAHETAVVEGIGGLRVPLADGREVLDLVADLGLPALVVARSGLGTLNHTGLTVDALRARGVEVRGVVLNEYEGATTAERTNPPVLERTTDCEVWTVPQLALADAAEAVSGVREHLPATVLP
- a CDS encoding aminotransferase class I/II-fold pyridoxal phosphate-dependent enzyme produces the protein MSHGFDLDSRLRKREDRDLRRHLEVAESVGARTRFGEDPKGEATEFGEETVVFAANNYLGLADDGRVQRAAELGARTVGTGAGASRLVTGDTRAHRALERDLAACKRSERALVFSSGYAANVGTIDALAPDAVFSDELNHASIIDGCRVGAGETVVYDHCDPEDLRAKLEARAAGAGTDESWLVVTDSVFSMDGDVAPLAALCDVCEEAGAWLMVDEAHATGVFDGGGGVVQREGLSDRVDIQLGTLSKALASQGGYVAGDEALIEYLLNAARSFVFSTGLAPPAAAAAREALRIARETDRTDRLWTTVERLREGFEAMGYEVLGETHILPVLVGDRADALALDEELREHGVVAPAIRPPTVPEGTSRIRVAPMATHTDADVERCLDAFERAGEEVGVL